TATGCGCTGATGATCTTGAAGCGCTGACTGGGTGTTGTCGGTTTATACTTTTTTAAAGCCATTTATCTAAATATTGCTGTAAAAATCAATTGTTTCACCTTGTGCTAAAGTAACGACGGCCTTTTTGTAGGCTCTCGTTTTCCCGGTTATAAAGCCTGCTTTTGTGTAGCGGCTCTTGATCTTCCCGGGATAATTCATGGTGTTCACATCCAGAACTTCTACGCCATAAAGCTTCTCAATCGCGAGCTTTATTTCAATTTTGTTGGCGCCTCTATGGACGATAAAGCCATAACGGTTGAGCTTATCGCCCAGGTCTGTCATTTTCTCCGTGATCACCGGCTTTATAATTATTTTATCCATTTCGTCGGGTTTTATGCTATTTATTGAGCCAGTATTTTTTCTATTTCCTTGATGCTGCTTTCTGAGATAAGAAGGTTGTTGGCATTCAGAATATCATAGGTATTCAGGGAATTGGCCTGTACAACCTTAGCTTTTTTCAGGTTTCTCGACGACAAGATCACGTTATTGTCAACCTCATGGAGAACCAGAAGAGTTTTCTTGTCGATGACATTAAACTTTGAAAGCATGGAGATATAATCCTTGGTTTTCGGGGCTTCAAAACTGAAGTCTTCCAATACCACGATGTTGTTGTCTTTGGCTTTATAACTCAGTGCGGAGCATCTTGCAAGCCTTTTCAGCTTTTTATTCAATTTGAAGCTGTAGTCTCTTGGTTGCGGGCCAAAGATTCGGGCACCACCGCGGAACAGCGGGCTTTTGATGCTTCCGAACCTTGCTGTACCAGTACCTTTTTGGCGTTTCAGCTTACGGGTACTACCAGACACAGTGGATTTTTCCTTGCTGCTGTGTGTTCCCTGGCGCTGATTGGCCATGTACTGTTTGGCATCAAGGTAAATCGCATGGTCGTTAGGGGTGATGCCAAAGATGCTGTCATTCAACTCGACTTTCCTGTCGGTCTTTTCCCCTGATATTTTATATACTTCTAACTCCATCTTTCAACAATTACATATGATCCTTTTGGTCCTGGAACGGCACCTTTAATTAATAAAAGATTCTTTTCGGGGATGATCTTCACGATCTGCAGATTGATCATTTTAACTCGGGTATTCCCCATTCTTCCTGCCATGCGCAGACCTTTAAAAGTTCTGGACGGGTAGGAGGATGCACCTACTGAACCCGGAGCTCTCAAACGATTGTGCTGGCCATGAGTTGCATCACCGACCCCGGCAAAATGATGCCGTCTTACGACACCCTGGAATCCTTTTCCTTTAGTGTAACCGACCACATCGATATACTCACCTTCCGTGAAAACATCCACAGTGATGATGTCACCAAATTTCTTCTGGTGCCCTGTTTCGAAACGGGTGAACTCGCGAACTATCCTTTTCGGGCCTACTTCGGCTTTCTTAAAATGTCCCATCAATGCTTTGGTCGTATGCTTTTCTTTCTTTTCGCCGAAAGCAAGCTGAATGGCATCGTAACCATCCTTATCTTTGGTCTTTACCTGTGTGACCACGCATGGTCCGGCTTCAATGACCGTTACGGGAATGTTCTTCCCTTCCTGGTCATAGACGCTGGTCATCCCTATTTTTTTTCCAATTATTCCTGACATTATTTCCTGGTTTTTGCCAATTATCAGACTTTTATCTCAACCTCAACGCCACTGGGTAATTCCAGCTTCATCAGTGCGTCGATGGTTTTGCTTGTCGTGCTGTAAATGTCGAGCAACCTCTTATAGGTTGACAGCTGGAATTGCTCTCTCGATTTTTTATTGACGAAGGTTGACCGGTTTACCGTAAAAATCTGTTTGTCGGTGGGCAACGGAATGGGGCCACTGACAACGGCACCTGTCGACTTTACCGTCTTTACGATTTTCTCTGCGGATTTATCCACGAGGTTGTAATCGTATGATTTTAATTTTATTCTAATCCTTTGACTCACGTTATATTTAAGTTTTAAGGTTGTGATCAGAAGTTAACAACGTATCCTTTAATTTTATACAAAACATCTTCTACAATATCTCTGGGTGTTTCGGCGTAATGGCTGAATTCCATATTGGAAACTGCTCTGCCGGAAGTTATGGTCCTCAATGTGGTTACATATCCGAACATTTCGGCCAGAGGTACTTTGGCATGAATTTCCTGCACTCCGTTTGGTCGAGCCACAACGTTTTCAACCTGTCCCCTGCGTTTGTTAAGGTCACTGCTGACGTCTCCGATATAGGGATCGGGAGTAGTAACCACAAGTTTCATGACCGGTTCGAGCAGGGTAGGTCTGGCATTTCTGCAAGCATTGCGGAAAGCAATGCCGGCGGCTGCTTCGAAGGAGAGTGCGTCGGAATCAACGGGGTGAGCCTGTCCATCGGTAAGTTTGACCTTAAGATTATATAAGGCGAAGCCGGCCAGGATTCCGTTTTGCATGGAATTCCTGAAACCTTTCTCTACGGCCTTGATATATTCTTTAGGAATAACTCCTCCCTTGGTTGCATCGGTAAAATCCAGACCGGGTTTGCCATATTCGCCGGGGCCGATTTCCACGGTAATGTTGGCATAACGGCCTTTGCCTCCGGTTTGTTTTTTGTATAGTTCGTGGTGTACAACAGGAATTGCGATGGCCTCTTTATAGGCTACCTGTGGTGTACCCTTGTTTACTTCCAGGTTATGTTCCCTCTTCAGACGGTCGAGGATAATCTCCAGGTGGAGTTCTCCCATACCGCTTACCACTGTTTGACCTGTCTCTTCATCAATCCTGACATCGAAGGTAGGATCCTCTTCGGTCATTCTCGACAAGGCAGTACTTAGTTTTTCGAGGTCGTCCTGCCATTTGGCTTCAACGGCTAACCGCAGAACCGGTTCCGGGAAATTAATGTTTTCCAGGAGTATTGGATTTTTAAGGTCGGTCAATGAGTCTCCTGTACGGATTTCTTTGAATCCGACGGCGGCGGCAATTTCTCCTGCTTCAATCCGTTCAAGCGGCTTGCGCTTGTTGGCGTGCATTTGCAGTATTCTGGCGATACGTTCTTTCTTTCCTGTATTAACATTCAGCACAACGTTTCCGGCATCCAGTGATCCTGAATAAACGCGGAAATAGGCAATACGGCCGACAAATGGGTCGGATGCGATTTTAAAAGCCAGTGCGCTGAAAGGTTGATCGGGGGATGATTCGCGTATTTCTTCTTTTTCGGTATAAGGGTTGATACCTTTGATGGGGGGCACATCGAGAGGAGAGGGGAGGTAACGGCAAATGGAATCGATGAGTTTTTGCACCCCTTTGTTTTTGAATGAAGCCCCGCAGATAACCGGTGTAATTCGCATTTCCAGGGTGGCTTTTCTCACTGCGGAGCGGATTTCTTCGGGTGTAATGAGGGCGGGGTTGTCGAGAAATTTCTCAAATAGAGTTTCATTTTCTTCGGCAGCGCCCTCTATGAGACGGATCCTGTATTCCTCGACCATATCTTTCATTGACTCGGGGATGTCCATCTCGTAGAATCTGGCACCAAGGGATTCACCGTCCCAGGCCCAGGCTTTGTTCTCTATCAGGTCAACAACACCTTCGAAATTATCTTCTTCGCCAATGGGGAGCTGTATGGGTACGGGATTGGCATGCAGTCTTTCCCTGATTTGGTTGACCACATTATAGAAGTCGGCCCCCGAACGGTCCATTTTATTCACGAAGCTGATGCGGGGGATATGGTAGCGGTCGGCCTGACGCCAGACCGTTTCCGATTGAGGTTCGACACCGCCCACAGCGCAGAAGAGCGCAACGGCACCGTCAAGTACCCTGAGGGAACGCTCTACTTCAACCGTGAAGTCAACATGACCGGGTGTATCGATGATATTGATACGGTATTTTTCAAGGTCTACATCCCAGTAAACCGTTGTGGCAGCCGATGTAATGGTGATACCCCTTTCCTGTTCCTGAACCATCCAGTCCATTGTGGCGGTACCATCATGCACTTCACCTATCTTGTAATTGATGCCGGTATAATACAAAATACGCTCCGTCGTCGTCGTCTTGCCGGCGTCGATGTGGGCCATGATCCCGATATTCCGCGTATGTTGTAATTTTTCCTGCATCCTGATGATGACGTTGGCTGATTGTTAGAACCTGAAATGGGAGAAAGCCTTATTGGCTTCTGCCATCCTGTGAGTATCTTCTTTTTTCTTGAAAGCTGAACCTTCTTCCTTGTATGCAGCAACGATCTCACCGGCAAGCTTCTGACCCATGGTTTTCTCGTGGCGTTTGCGTGAGAAATTGATCAGGTTTTTCATGCCGATCGACATTTTTCTGCCAGGTCTGATCTCAGAAGGGATCTGGAATGTTGCACCACCTATCCTGCGACTACGGACTTCAACGCTGGGTGTAACGTTCGACAGAGCCTTTTTCCAGACTTCGAGACCATCTTCTTTGGTCTTTTCGCTAACAATATCAATGGCCTCGTAAAAGATCTTATAAGCAATATTCTTTTTCCCTTCGATCATGATATTGTTTACGAACTTAGTGACAAGCACGTCGTTAAATCTGGGGTCGGGAAGAATAATCCGTTTCTTTGGTTTCGATTTCCTCATATTATCTGAAGAATTTTATATTAATCTCTTATTTCTTAGGCTTTTTGGTGCCGTATTTCGATCTTCTCTGGTTTCTGCCATCCACTCCGGAAGTATCGAGTGCTCCGCGGATGATGTGATAACGTACACCCGGAAGGTCTTTCACCCTGCCTCCACGGATCAATACTATGGAGTGTTCCTGCAAGTTATGGCCTTCACCGGGAATGTAGGCATTTACCTCTTTCCCGTTGGTTAGCCTGACCCTGGCCACCTTACGCATGGCGGAGTTAGGCTTCTTGGGGGTTGTGGTGTAAACCCTTACGCAAACACCACGCCTCTGCGGACAACTGTCGAGGGCAGGTGATTTGCTCTTGTCGGTTAATTTCTGACGTCCTTTTTTTACTAACTGTTGTATCGTCGGCATATACTATTTTTGTTTGTCCTTAATTCCTTCTGCAAGGAATGAAGTTTGCTTTTATTGATCCTGAAATACTTTGGGAAACTTGATGATAGGGTGGCTTTGAGACCACTCCCGGCACCCGGGATGAAACCTTTAGGTGTCTCTTGTTATCAGGTTTCCGTAAAGTTTTTACAGTCTTGAGCTTAAGATGCTTCCATCCAAAGCGGGTGCAAAGGTAAAAAGATATTTTATAATTGCAAGGGAAATGATAAAAAAATGTTAAGTTATTGGGGGCTGGGGGCTGGGGACTGGATACTGGGGACTGGGGACTGGGGACTGGATTGCTGGGACCTGGTTATCCGGCTCCCCAGCAACCATTCCCCCAGCTCCCAGTTCCCCAGCCCCCAGCCCCCAGTCCCCAGCCTCCAGCCTCCAGCCCCCTCAATAAGTCCAGTTCAAGCATATTACCTTATCCTTTATCTTTGCGTCATGAAAACAGCTTATTTTCAGAAAGAAAACATTAAGGAAGTTTCAGGGGAGATTTTGGAGAGGATCAGGCCATTTTGCAAGTCGTACAGGCCTGTACTTGATAAGGACAGAATGGCCTTACTGGTTGTTGACATGCAGCATTTTTTTTGCGATCCGCATGCTCATGGGTTTATTCCTTCTGCCCCGGCAATTATTCCCGGGATAATGAAGCTCCAGAAACAATGCATGGAAAGCGGCATTCCGGTCATTTTAACACGGCACGTGAATACTGAAGCAGACGCCGGCATGATGGGTATACGGTGGAAAGAGGTCGTCACGCGGGAGAATCCGCAGTCTGCCGTGATTCCCGAGTTGCTGCTTCCCGGAACCACCATCCTGGAAAAATCACAGTTTGATGCTTTTTTTGGAACCATCCTGGAAGAAAAGCTTAAAAAGGAAGGACGGGATCAATTGATCGTTTGCGGCGTGATGACCAACCTCTGTTGTGAGACAACGGTCAGATCGGCATTTGTAAGGGGATTTGAGCCGCTATTTCCTGTTGATACCACTGCGGCCTATAATTTTGAATTTCACCTGTCGACCTTTATTAACCTTGTTTACGGGTTTATAAGTCCTTTGAATGCCGATGAAGTTATACAAGTTATTATAAATGAGACATATTGATGTTGTTATTGTCGGGGCCGGGCCTGCCGGTATAGCCTGCGCCATACAGCTTAAGCGTCTGGGCGTTGAATTTTTATTGGTCGATAAGAATAAACCCGGGGGATTGCTTCACCAGGCCGGTAAAATTGCCAACTACCCGGGGTATTACCAGGCGGTGACTTCATCAAAGCTTATCGGTGATTTTCTTCGTCATTTGGATACCTATAATATTAAGGTAGAAAAAGCAGAAGTTTCAGGAGTCAGGGAGAGCAATGGGATTATTGCCATGGCTTTGAATAACGCCACCTCGTTTGAACCGGAATTGGTTACCAGCAGGATACTGGTTGTGGCAAGCGGAACCAGGCCAATTACACAGAACCTTCATAAGCCGGATTCGGCAAGGGTTTTATATGATGTTTCCCGGCTTCGCAATAAATCAGGAAAGCAAGTTGCTTTTGTTGGTGCCGGTGATGCAGCCTTTGATTATGCACTGCAGCTTGCAGGAAAACATTATATAACCGTGTTTAACCGTTCCAATCGTATACGTGCCCTGCACGTTTTGAAGGAAGAATTCTTCAGGAACCATGAAATCACATATCACGAGAACTTTGAATTACAGTCAATAAGGGAAAGTGTAAACAACCTGACACTTACATTCATGAATTCAGGTCGGGAGCAAGTTTTATTATACGATTATCTTATTTTTGCAACTGGAAGGGAACCTGAGCTGGAGCTTTTCAGCGATGGAGTAAAAGATGCATTAGATCAGTTTATTAAAGAAAAGCGGATCTATATCATCGGAGATGCAGCAAACGGCCGCTGCCGTCAAACTGCCATTGCCGTGGGTGACGGGGTGAAGGCGGGGATGGAGATTGGGGGAATGTAGGGGAAAAGGGGACTGGGTACTGGGTACTGGGGACTGGGGACTGGGGACTGGGAACTGGGGGAATGGTTGCTGGGGAATCGGATAGCCAGGTCCCAGCCCCCCAGCAACCCAGCTCCCAGATTCCCAGCAACCCAGCTCCCCAGCCCCAATTAACATAGTTTTACAACAGTTATTATTAAAGCCATCATGAACATAATTGCAAAGACGCCTGAAAGCAGCATAGCGCGTGTTTATGTTGCGGAGGACGAGGCAGGGCGGAAGTTCGAATTCGTGGAATCTACACAGCCTCCACTTACCATACAGGATAAATGGGTGCTTATTCTTTCTACTTTGTATGGGTGTCCGGTTGGTTGTACATTCTGTGATGCAGGAGGGCAATACAAGGGTAGGATAGGACTGGATGGATTGCGTTTCCAGGTTGACACACTTGTTAAAGAAAGATGGCAGGACGGACTGATCGACACAGGAAAATTCAAGATACAGTTTGCCCGTATGGGAGAACCCTCGTTTAACCCACATGTCCTGGAGTTCCTGGAAGAAATACCCACACGATACCTTTACCGCAGCTTTATTCCATCCCTCTCAACAATTGGTGCTGCCGGAACTGAAGGCTTTTTTACCAAACTCCTTAGCATAAAAAAACGTTTGTATGACAGGGATTTTCAGTTACAATTTTCCATTCATACCCTGGATGAGGCCCAGCGTGATTTGATGATACCGGTAAAGAAAATGGGTTTTCGGGAAATCGTGGATTATGCGGATAGATTTTATTCTCCGGAAGGAAAGAAAATCACTCTGAATTTTGCTCTTGCCGAAGGATCTCTGATCAACGCAGAAACCATGCTTAAACATTTTGATCCTAATCTGTTTCTCATCAAGATCACACCGGTTAATCCTACATTCAAAGCAATAGAGAACAATGTATCCTCCCTTGTGACCAAAGATCGGCTGGACATTTCCATTGTTCAGGAATTAAGGGAAGCAGGTTATGAAGTCATCCTCAGCATAGGCGAATGGGAAGAAAACCGCATTGGCAGCAATTGCGGACAATACATTCAAAGTATGGAACAAGGGAGATTAGAAAACGCGTATTGTTATGAAATTAAGGGGTAAACGCTACTTTTATATTGATATATAACCATATAGCCATATATTTTTGAGCGGATAACGGGATTCGAACCCGCGACCCTCAGCTTGGGAAGCTGATGCTCTACCAACTGAGCTACATCCGCGTTGGGTGGCACAAAGATAGGGATTTGGCGGATATCATGCAGGGATTTTATGGATTTTTTTTAAACGCTGTCAGGACCTGCCGGCGATGACGCTGCAAGCAATTGCGGTGATGATCACTGCGGTTGCGATAGCCGCTTCACCGGCATCGACATACACCTCGCTCCGCCGCCACCACGTGCAAGCTCTGAGCCTTCGATGGTGATTACGGTTTTCCGGAGGCCGTCAGGACTGACTTTTCCGTTGATGATCTCTTCTGCCTTGATGATATTGAATCCGTTGTTGCTTAGCTCTTCCATAGTATGGGTGTTTCGGCCGTAACCGATAACCACACCGGGTGCCAGAGCCAGGAAATTGGCCCCGCTATGCCATTGTTCACGCTCCTGCACCCAGGGATCGGAACTGCCTCCGCAGAATAGAGGTTTGATATCGAATCCCAGATTGTTGAGCGCTTTTAGCAGGTTTTCTTCCTCGCGTATCCGGGTTACCCTTCCGTTGTCGACTTCTATATGCACTGTCTGTAACTTATTCGGTTTCAGGATCACCGGGTCGTATACCATGCAGTGATGATCGTCGATAAAGGTGAATACCATATCAAGATGAATGAACGATTCGGGTTGCAGGGGGAGTTCCTGGACAAGGATATGCCTTGTGGTGTTTTGTTTCTTCAGCCGTTCAATCAGGAAGTCAACTCCCTGGGATGTGGTTCGGGCTCCGATGCCGGTGAGGATCACATCCTCACGGGCAACTAAAATGTCGCCTCCTTCAATTGTTGTGTTTTCCGTAAATACAGGATGCCTGACAGGATTCAGGGTTTGAGCGGTAAAAAGGGGATGATGGGAAAAGATGGCTTCCATGATGAGTGCTTCCCTTTCCCTTACCACACTTGCCATACGACCAATGAGCACCTTATCAAAGATGGTGATGGCCGAGTCACGGGTGAAGAAGAAATTGTGCAAAGGCCTGAGTGAATACCTTTCCTTACTCAGGAACTTGGTTAGGTTGTCTTTTTTCATCACCACCCCTTCAATGAGTTGGCGCGAAAGCTCCTGCTTGCTCAGTCCCGATAAACAGGAAGAAAGAGTGCCGGCCATTTCGTTGCGACAGATGGTGGCAATAAGCTCCTCGCGCACTTCCGTGATCTCAAGGATGTCAGATAATAGGTCACGAACCTCGTAAACCGTACTGAACTTCTTCAAGACCTCCCGGAACTGCTCGTATTCACGCATGGCGACATTAAGATTGAGAATATCGCTGTATAGCGCTCTTTCAGCATTCTGAGGGGTCATGTTCTCAACTTCCGGTCCGGGAGTATGAAGGATCACGGCTTCCAGACGGGCGGTTTCGGAGTAAATGTGGTTAGAGGGCATGGGTTATACTGTTATATTGTTTGTTCTGACGTTAGTTGGAGATGAATTTTGGGGTCAGGCAAAGTTAAGGATAATTTTTCAGGATGGAAGGTGGGGTTTGTTACCGGGAAAATGCTAAATTTGGGTATGGTTAAACGGTTTAGGATATTCAAGGATGTTTTTGAAAACAAGGATGATATCATCCTGTGTGATTACCTTTTTCGAAAATTCTCCCTGATATTACGTTTTTCATAAAAAATGCATAATTTTGCTTGAATTTCCGACATCGGCAGAATCTTTTTTGGCCATCTGCAAAAAATACCGCCGGAACAGAAATATTAAAAAGACCGGCACATGTTAAGTTTTTTCAATAAACCCTATCCATTTAATGATGATGTGAAATACAACGCCAGGATCATCCTGTTCATCAGTCTGGGTATTCTTGTATTTCTACTTGTCTTTCAACCTGTTGATATCAGTTCGTTTTCCAGAAAAAAAATATTGTTCCTGGTTACAGGATATGCGGTTTCAACATTTTTAACCCTGACAATAAACCTTATAGTGCTTCCCAGTCTTTGGCCAAAGTTTTTCGAAAGCAGCAAATGGAACATCAAGAGGGAGATATTCTGGAATATCTGGGTAATCCTAGCTATTTCAGGATGTTATTTTTTGTTTTATACAAGGTTATTCGGGATCATTAACATCCGGCTCATGGATGTGATCAAAATCATCCTCCTTGCTGTAATACCCGTAGCAGCTCTTATCACCATCAACTACAACAGGTTATTGCGTACCCATTTAAAAAGTGCCCGGCTGATGAGCCGTAAGCTGATTGAAAGTAAACAACAGCAACAAAAGATGGTGTATTTCGAATCGGAATACAAAAAAGACCATTTCAGGATACAGTCGGGAGCAATCATACTGATCAGGGCTGCCGATAACTATATAGAGGTATATTATGAAAGTGATGGAGCTGTGAGGAAACAGATGATCCGGAACTCATTGAAGAATATTGAAACCTTGCTGGGTGAATTCGATTTCATTGTACAATGTCACCGGTCTTTTATGGTGAATATTAATCATATCAAGGAGATACAGGGGAACCCGCTTGGATATAAGTTGTTTTTCGAGGGAATAGATTTTCCCGCTATAGTGTCACAGAAATACATCGATGACTTCAGAAAGGTGATTTAAGGTAATTATTTCGCCCCTGTATGACGGAATTTCACCCCTAAAATCCGGTTCAGGCCCTTTTTATTTCTTTTACTCCCTAATTCTCCAGGAAGCCGTGAATCCCTTATAATTTCGTAGAAATTAAATTAGAACATCATTATGAATTCGTTAAAAATAGGTGATTTATTAATACCCATACCCATCATACAGGGAGGCATGGGGGTAGGCGTATCGTTATCGGGACTGGCAGCGGCAGTTGCGCGCGAAGGCGGGGTTGGGATTATATCCGCTGTGGGGATAGGGATGACAGAGCCCGGATTCCGTAAGAATTTCAGGGAGGCCAACAAGACCGCTTTGCGGAAGGAGATCCGCAAGGCCCGTTTGTTATCCGACGGGGTGATTGGGGTGAATATCATGCTGGCTGTATCCGATTTCGATGATCTACTGAACATTGCCCTGGAAGAGCAGGTTGATATGGCCATTATCGGTGCCGGCTTGTTCCTGAAACGGCCTGAAAGTTCTGAGGGCTCCCGGACAAAGCTGATACCCAAGGTCTCCAGTGCAAGGGCAGCGAAGATAATATTCAGGCATTGGTCAGACAAGTATGGACAGGTACCCGATGCAGTGGTTGTTGAAGGTCCGCTATGCGGTGGGCATGTGGGCTTCAGGAACGAAGACCTTATGCACCCGGATAGCATCCTGAAATCGATCGTGAAAGAAACCGTGGCGGAGATACGTCATTTTGAACAGGAATACGGTCGGGAGATCCCGGTGATCGCCGGCGGTGGTATCTATGACGGAAACGATATGTATGATATTATGCAGGCAGGCGCCAAAGCCGTGAAAATGGGGACCCGCTTCGTGACCACCGTTGAATGTGATGCCGCGGAAGCTTTCAAACAAAACTATATCAACTGCACCCCCGACGATATAACCATCATCAACAGTCCGGTAGGACTACCCGGCAGGGTGATCACCAACGATTTTGTAAAAGAGATACAACAAGGCACCCAAAAACCGGTGAATTGTCCGTGGAAATGCCTGAAGACCTGTGATTATAAAAAAGTACAGTTTTGCATAGCAGAAGCCTTATTCAATGCAGCAAGCGGAGAATTTGAGCATGGCTTCTCCTTTGCAGGATCCAACGCCTGGAAAGCAGAAAAAATCGTCACGGTGAAAGAAACGGTCAATCAGATCGTGGTCGAGTATCTTGAGCGGGAAGCGGCAGTATCCCCTTCGACTTCGCTCAGGGCTGCAGTGACTGAAGAAAGGAATTCGTTTTAAGGGATCTGAGATCTGAGATCTGAGATCTGAGATCTGCGATCTGATATCTGAGATCTGCGATCTACCGAAACCATGCCTCGAAGTCCCTATCAGGCATAAAATTCGTTTTTGACCAGTTATAGATGACGTACTCTTTAACGGTATCTATTTTATCCGGAGGGTATGATAATGAGTCGATCTGTATTCCTAAGGGAACCCAGAGTTTGTAATTGGCCAGTTCGAATGGTTTTTTCCATTGCAGGGTGGTTGTGAGGATATAGCGGGCATGTCCGCTTTTCAGTTCCTGAGTATATCCGATGAAGTATGCCCGCTGGCTGTATGGCGGGAAAACAGCATGGAAGTTCCCACCCTCTTTGCGTTTCCGAAGAACCACGGAGGAATCGGGTTCATCCGTCGGCCAGGCGGCAAACCAAACTACATTCCCATGGTCATCATCCTGGGGGAAAGGGTAGAAGAGGGATCGCTCCACTTTTGCCGGGGTAAGGTTGCGGAAGTAGTATTCTCCTTCCACAGAGAGGC
The nucleotide sequence above comes from Bacteroidota bacterium. Encoded proteins:
- a CDS encoding LytTR family transcriptional regulator — its product is MLSFFNKPYPFNDDVKYNARIILFISLGILVFLLVFQPVDISSFSRKKILFLVTGYAVSTFLTLTINLIVLPSLWPKFFESSKWNIKREIFWNIWVILAISGCYFLFYTRLFGIINIRLMDVIKIILLAVIPVAALITINYNRLLRTHLKSARLMSRKLIESKQQQQKMVYFESEYKKDHFRIQSGAIILIRAADNYIEVYYESDGAVRKQMIRNSLKNIETLLGEFDFIVQCHRSFMVNINHIKEIQGNPLGYKLFFEGIDFPAIVSQKYIDDFRKVI
- a CDS encoding nitronate monooxygenase family protein; protein product: MIMNSLKIGDLLIPIPIIQGGMGVGVSLSGLAAAVAREGGVGIISAVGIGMTEPGFRKNFREANKTALRKEIRKARLLSDGVIGVNIMLAVSDFDDLLNIALEEQVDMAIIGAGLFLKRPESSEGSRTKLIPKVSSARAAKIIFRHWSDKYGQVPDAVVVEGPLCGGHVGFRNEDLMHPDSILKSIVKETVAEIRHFEQEYGREIPVIAGGGIYDGNDMYDIMQAGAKAVKMGTRFVTTVECDAAEAFKQNYINCTPDDITIINSPVGLPGRVITNDFVKEIQQGTQKPVNCPWKCLKTCDYKKVQFCIAEALFNAASGEFEHGFSFAGSNAWKAEKIVTVKETVNQIVVEYLEREAAVSPSTSLRAAVTEERNSF
- a CDS encoding DUF4424 family protein, which encodes MPKYLISVIFLVFCSINLISAQSLDFFREDLVFKLNRESLSVEGEYYFRNLTPAKVERSLFYPFPQDDDHGNVVWFAAWPTDEPDSSVVLRKRKEGGNFHAVFPPYSQRAYFIGYTQELKSGHARYILTTTLQWKKPFELANYKLWVPLGIQIDSLSYPPDKIDTVKEYVIYNWSKTNFMPDRDFEAWFR